From Brienomyrus brachyistius isolate T26 chromosome 18, BBRACH_0.4, whole genome shotgun sequence, one genomic window encodes:
- the tmem82 gene encoding transmembrane protein 82 isoform X1 yields MLFSLWWFPAWLTFETTPLDSLLQGLVGAYGISILGCFLRTHLFLKTLSGDERNSKERQSPWSGAKGRLSGTLQFWFCVGVLSLVGSRVASLVVLEFILRAALARVTVRPDLWSSSTAQFLTQCQFSLGCALTSSLHFLQEGAPHCSLNLFLAAGLSWLLASLSSRIWLHVVPLYQLHSSQRYCGLCIGLLTSGHAILPLLSRGVMLTFVTAAFAGLSIVSRDFLSSADALRFWSPLTICYTLLVVYMHDEQRRHTGPQALLQAVGVRLGGLLVLMLTVGRWVDVLHILLCFLGEAGCLLPSRDLLDAALQHEDLPYKHTAELQKRKAPGDVRMLSEMLLGKSREFD; encoded by the exons ATGCTATTCTCTTTGTGGTGGTTCCCCGCGTGGTTGACTTTCGAAACTACCCCTTTGGACAGCCTTCTACAAG GGCTGGTGGGCGCTTATGGCATATCGATACTCGGCTGTTTCTTGAGAACCCACCTTTTCCTCAAAACCCTAAG TGGAGATGAAAGGAACAGTAAGGAGAGACAGAGTCCCTGGAGTGGTGCCAAAGGCAGGCTAagtggaactctgcagttctgGTTCTGCGTCGGTGTCCTGTCTCTGGTGGGTTCTCGTGTTGCCTCCCTGGTGGTTTTGGAGTTTATCCTCAGAGCAGCTTTGGCTCGAGTGACAGTTCGACCG GACCTGTGGTCCAGTAGCACTGCACAGTTCCTCACTCAGTGCCAGTTCTCTCTGGGCTGTGCTCTGACCAGCAGTCTCCACTTTCTCCAGGAGGGGGCACCACACTGCTCACTGAACCTCTTCCTTGCAGCAGGCCTCAGTTGGCTCCTGGCCAGCTTGAGTAGCCGCATCTGGCTCCATGTGGTTCCACTGTATCAACTGCACAGCTCCCAGCGCTACTGCGGCCTGTGCATTGGACTTCTCACCTCAGGACACGCCATTCTGCCCCTCTTATCTCGAGGGGTCATGCTGACCTTTGTCACTGCTGCCTTTGCTGGCCTGTCAATTGTCAGTCGCGATTTCCTGTCTTCTGCAGATGCACTGAGATTCTGGAGCCCACTAACCATCTGCTACACACTGCTGGTGGTCTATATGCATG ATGAGCAGCGCCGGCACACGGGACCTCAGGCCCTGCTCCAGGCTGTGGGGGTACGGTTGGGGGGGCTGCTGGTGCTGATGCTGACTGTGGGCCGCTGGGTCGATGTGCTCCACATCCTGCTCTGCTTCCTGGGTGAGGCTGGCTGCTTGCTCCCCAGCCGAGATCTGCTGGATGCTGCATTGCAG CATGAAGACCTGCCATACAAACACACTGCAGAACTTCAGAAGagaaaggcacctggagatgtgAGGATGCTATCAGAGATGCTTTTGGGGAAGAGCCGGGAGTTTGATTAG
- the tmem82 gene encoding transmembrane protein 82 isoform X2, protein MLFSLWWFPAWLTFETTPLDSLLQGLVGAYGISILGCFLRTHLFLKTLSGDERNSKERQSPWSGAKGRLSGTLQFWFCVGVLSLVGSRVASLVVLEFILRAALARVTVRPDLWSSSTAQFLTQCQFSLGCALTSSLHFLQEGAPHCSLNLFLAAGLSWLLASLSSRIWLHVVPLYQLHSSQRYCGLCIGLLTSGHAILPLLSRGVMLTFVTAAFAGLSIVSRDFLSSADALRFWSPLTICYTLLVVYMHDEQRRHTGPQALLQAVGVRLGGLLVLMLTVGRWVDVLHILLCFLGEAGCLLPSRDLLDAALQETGREGEPHRRTGRPGRLQEAVLTPRKDKDL, encoded by the exons ATGCTATTCTCTTTGTGGTGGTTCCCCGCGTGGTTGACTTTCGAAACTACCCCTTTGGACAGCCTTCTACAAG GGCTGGTGGGCGCTTATGGCATATCGATACTCGGCTGTTTCTTGAGAACCCACCTTTTCCTCAAAACCCTAAG TGGAGATGAAAGGAACAGTAAGGAGAGACAGAGTCCCTGGAGTGGTGCCAAAGGCAGGCTAagtggaactctgcagttctgGTTCTGCGTCGGTGTCCTGTCTCTGGTGGGTTCTCGTGTTGCCTCCCTGGTGGTTTTGGAGTTTATCCTCAGAGCAGCTTTGGCTCGAGTGACAGTTCGACCG GACCTGTGGTCCAGTAGCACTGCACAGTTCCTCACTCAGTGCCAGTTCTCTCTGGGCTGTGCTCTGACCAGCAGTCTCCACTTTCTCCAGGAGGGGGCACCACACTGCTCACTGAACCTCTTCCTTGCAGCAGGCCTCAGTTGGCTCCTGGCCAGCTTGAGTAGCCGCATCTGGCTCCATGTGGTTCCACTGTATCAACTGCACAGCTCCCAGCGCTACTGCGGCCTGTGCATTGGACTTCTCACCTCAGGACACGCCATTCTGCCCCTCTTATCTCGAGGGGTCATGCTGACCTTTGTCACTGCTGCCTTTGCTGGCCTGTCAATTGTCAGTCGCGATTTCCTGTCTTCTGCAGATGCACTGAGATTCTGGAGCCCACTAACCATCTGCTACACACTGCTGGTGGTCTATATGCATG ATGAGCAGCGCCGGCACACGGGACCTCAGGCCCTGCTCCAGGCTGTGGGGGTACGGTTGGGGGGGCTGCTGGTGCTGATGCTGACTGTGGGCCGCTGGGTCGATGTGCTCCACATCCTGCTCTGCTTCCTGGGTGAGGCTGGCTGCTTGCTCCCCAGCCGAGATCTGCTGGATGCTGCATTGCAG GAGACAGGAAGGGAAGGGGAACCACACAGAAGGactgggaggccagggagactACAGGAAGCAGTCCTTACACCTCGCAAAGATAAAGATCTGTAG
- the LOC125713156 gene encoding F-box only protein 42-like isoform X2 — protein sequence MSRVSDSEDEGLVAMDTEEVGVELGRVTAEKRETKPNNRKKEGVCERTMGQLPEEVLEYILSFLSPYQEHKTAALVCKQWYRLIKGVAHQCYHGFLRAVQEGNIQWESRTYPYPGTPITQRFSHSACYYDLNQSMYVFGGCTQSSCNAAFNDLWRLDLNSKEWIRPLASGSYPSPKAGATLVVFRDILVLFGGWTRPSPYPLHQPERFFDEIHTYSPSKNWWNCIVTTHGPPPMAGHSTSVIGSRMVVFGGSLGARQMSNDVWVLDLEHWSWSKPSISGPTPHPRGGQSQIVIDDKTLLILGGCGGPNALLKDAWLLHMGAPPWSWQQLRVENEEFGAPELWCHPACRVGQCVVVFSQAPSGRAPLSPSLNSRPSPISATPPALIPEPPSLRSQSPVRGGATGVVLGAPEEAPCVNGRWGTLRPRPSPRPGAREGSPSSSQQQSPSQGPDSPPLPPLPPLLNGSSPSPRTSPAQATSPPSRPHAPGASEQGWDSPTSFITASPSAVDHASSNGLCTPPGSPQTPTGAVSPGALRRGLEAVKALSASLSSSSSSSSSSSTSQSHVGGGGAGGGTSGPSSSSSSPPNLGQAAGVDGHSIPPIARRLGHHPPQSLNVGKPLYQSLNCKPMQMYVLDVSRAKESCIVSWKVFGSGAGSAGPVGAVVGPPETSLHTVVQGRGELIIFGGLMDKKQNVKYYPKTNALYFVRAKR from the exons ATGTCCCGTGTTTCGGACAGTGAAGATGAAGGCTTGGTTGCTATGGACACAGAGGAGGTTGGGGTAGAATTAGGGCGGGTCACTGCAGAGAAGCGAGAGACGAAGCCCAATAACAGAAAAAAGGAGGGAGTATGTGAGAGGACGATGGGACAGCTACCAGAAGAGGTGCTGGAGTATATCCTGTCCTTCCTCTCTCCATATCAGGAGCACAAGACTGCTGCTCTTGTGTGTAAACAGTGGTATCGCCTGATTAAAG GTGTGGCGCATCAGTGTTACCATGGTTTCTTGAGAGCTGTGCAGGAGGGTAACATTCAGTGGGAAAGCCGAACGTATCCCTACCCCGGCACCCCCATAACGCAACGATTCTCACATA GTGCGTGTTATTACGACCTAAACCAGTCGATGTATGTGTTTGGGGGCTGTACCCAGAGCAGCTGCAACGCAGCTTTCAATGATCTTTGGAGGCTCGACCTTAACAGCAAGGAGTGGATCCGCCCTTTGGCCTCAG GTTCTTACCCTTCACCAAAGGCAGGAGCGACTCTGGTTGTATTCCGTGACATTCTGGTTCTTTTTGGGGGTTGGACTCGCCCCAGTCCATATCCCCTACACCAGCCAGAGAGGTTTTTTGATGAGATCCATACCTATTCCCCATCCAAGAACTG GTGGAATTGTATAGTGACGACCCATGGACCACCACCAATGGCTGGCCATTCAACCTCTGTAATTGGTAGCAGAATGGTGGTGTTTGGTGGCTCTCTTGGAGCACGGCAGAT GAGCAATGATGTTTGGGTTCTTGATTTAGAGCACTGGTCTTGGTCCAAACCATCTATTTCTGGCCCTACACCCCACCCTCGAGGAGGGCAGTCACAG ATTGTGATTGATGACAAGACGCTCTTAATATTGGGGGGCTGCGGAGGTCCCAATGCT CTGTTGAAGGATGCCTGGCTGCTGCATATGGGTGCCCCCCCATGGTCCTGGCAGCAGCTGCGGGTGGAGAACGAAGAGTTCGGTGCCCCAGAACTGTGGTGCCATCCCGCCTGCAGG GTGGGTCAGTGTGTGGTGGTCTTCTCCCAAGCTCCGTCTGGTCGTGCCCCTCTCAGTCCCAGCCTGAACTCTCGCCCCTCCCCTATTAGTGCTACACCTCCAGCCTTGATCCCTGAGCCACCCTCTTTGCGCTCTCAGTCCCCTGTACGAGGTGGGGCCACAGGCGTGGTCCTAGGTGCTCCTGAAGAGGCCCCCTGTGTGAATGGTCGCTGGGGAACACTGAGGCCCCGCCCATCACCCAGACCCGGTGCCCGGGAGGGAAGTCCTTCATCTTCCCAGCAGCAGTCGCCTTCACAGGGCCCTGATAGCCCTCCTTTACCACCACTGCCACCCTTGCTTAATGGGTCCTCCCCTTCCCCCCGCACAAGCCCCGCCCAGGctacctcccccccctcccgtcCACACGCCCCAGGTGCTTCTGAGCAGGGCTGGGATTCCCCTACCTCGTTTATTACTGCCTCACCCTCTGCTGTGGATCATGCGAGCTCCAATGGCCTCTGCACCCCGCCTGGCTCACCCCAAACCCCTACAGGGGCAGTGTCTCCTGGGGCACTTCGTCGAGGACTGGAAGCAGTCAAAGCACTCTCTGCATcactgtcatcatcatcatcatcatcatcatcatcttcaacCTCGCAGTCCCAcgttggaggaggaggagctggtGGAGGGACATCTGGCCCTTCGTCATCCTCGTCTAGCCCACCAAATCTTGGCCAGGCTGCTGGAGTAGACGGACACTCCATCCCTCCAATTGCACGCCGTCTTGGTCACCACCCACCCCAAAGCCTAAATGTGGGTAAGCCCCTCTATCAGTCCCTCAACTGCAAACCCATGCAGATGTATGTGCTGGATGTGTCCCGGGCCAAGGAGAGCTGCATCGTTTCCTGGAAAGTGTTTGGGAGTGGAGCTGGAAGTGCCGGGCCAGTGGGAGCTGTGGTGGGCCCACCGGAGACCAGCCTCCACACTGTGGTCCAAGGCAGAGGCGAGTTAATCATCTTTGGGGGCCTCATGGACAAGAAGCAGAATGTGAAGTACTACCCCAAAACCAACGCCTTGTACTTTGTACGCGCCAAAAGATAA
- the LOC125713156 gene encoding F-box only protein 42-like isoform X1 codes for MASMSRVSDSEDEGLVAMDTEEVGVELGRVTAEKRETKPNNRKKEGVCERTMGQLPEEVLEYILSFLSPYQEHKTAALVCKQWYRLIKGVAHQCYHGFLRAVQEGNIQWESRTYPYPGTPITQRFSHSACYYDLNQSMYVFGGCTQSSCNAAFNDLWRLDLNSKEWIRPLASGSYPSPKAGATLVVFRDILVLFGGWTRPSPYPLHQPERFFDEIHTYSPSKNWWNCIVTTHGPPPMAGHSTSVIGSRMVVFGGSLGARQMSNDVWVLDLEHWSWSKPSISGPTPHPRGGQSQIVIDDKTLLILGGCGGPNALLKDAWLLHMGAPPWSWQQLRVENEEFGAPELWCHPACRVGQCVVVFSQAPSGRAPLSPSLNSRPSPISATPPALIPEPPSLRSQSPVRGGATGVVLGAPEEAPCVNGRWGTLRPRPSPRPGAREGSPSSSQQQSPSQGPDSPPLPPLPPLLNGSSPSPRTSPAQATSPPSRPHAPGASEQGWDSPTSFITASPSAVDHASSNGLCTPPGSPQTPTGAVSPGALRRGLEAVKALSASLSSSSSSSSSSSTSQSHVGGGGAGGGTSGPSSSSSSPPNLGQAAGVDGHSIPPIARRLGHHPPQSLNVGKPLYQSLNCKPMQMYVLDVSRAKESCIVSWKVFGSGAGSAGPVGAVVGPPETSLHTVVQGRGELIIFGGLMDKKQNVKYYPKTNALYFVRAKR; via the exons ATGG CCAGCATGTCCCGTGTTTCGGACAGTGAAGATGAAGGCTTGGTTGCTATGGACACAGAGGAGGTTGGGGTAGAATTAGGGCGGGTCACTGCAGAGAAGCGAGAGACGAAGCCCAATAACAGAAAAAAGGAGGGAGTATGTGAGAGGACGATGGGACAGCTACCAGAAGAGGTGCTGGAGTATATCCTGTCCTTCCTCTCTCCATATCAGGAGCACAAGACTGCTGCTCTTGTGTGTAAACAGTGGTATCGCCTGATTAAAG GTGTGGCGCATCAGTGTTACCATGGTTTCTTGAGAGCTGTGCAGGAGGGTAACATTCAGTGGGAAAGCCGAACGTATCCCTACCCCGGCACCCCCATAACGCAACGATTCTCACATA GTGCGTGTTATTACGACCTAAACCAGTCGATGTATGTGTTTGGGGGCTGTACCCAGAGCAGCTGCAACGCAGCTTTCAATGATCTTTGGAGGCTCGACCTTAACAGCAAGGAGTGGATCCGCCCTTTGGCCTCAG GTTCTTACCCTTCACCAAAGGCAGGAGCGACTCTGGTTGTATTCCGTGACATTCTGGTTCTTTTTGGGGGTTGGACTCGCCCCAGTCCATATCCCCTACACCAGCCAGAGAGGTTTTTTGATGAGATCCATACCTATTCCCCATCCAAGAACTG GTGGAATTGTATAGTGACGACCCATGGACCACCACCAATGGCTGGCCATTCAACCTCTGTAATTGGTAGCAGAATGGTGGTGTTTGGTGGCTCTCTTGGAGCACGGCAGAT GAGCAATGATGTTTGGGTTCTTGATTTAGAGCACTGGTCTTGGTCCAAACCATCTATTTCTGGCCCTACACCCCACCCTCGAGGAGGGCAGTCACAG ATTGTGATTGATGACAAGACGCTCTTAATATTGGGGGGCTGCGGAGGTCCCAATGCT CTGTTGAAGGATGCCTGGCTGCTGCATATGGGTGCCCCCCCATGGTCCTGGCAGCAGCTGCGGGTGGAGAACGAAGAGTTCGGTGCCCCAGAACTGTGGTGCCATCCCGCCTGCAGG GTGGGTCAGTGTGTGGTGGTCTTCTCCCAAGCTCCGTCTGGTCGTGCCCCTCTCAGTCCCAGCCTGAACTCTCGCCCCTCCCCTATTAGTGCTACACCTCCAGCCTTGATCCCTGAGCCACCCTCTTTGCGCTCTCAGTCCCCTGTACGAGGTGGGGCCACAGGCGTGGTCCTAGGTGCTCCTGAAGAGGCCCCCTGTGTGAATGGTCGCTGGGGAACACTGAGGCCCCGCCCATCACCCAGACCCGGTGCCCGGGAGGGAAGTCCTTCATCTTCCCAGCAGCAGTCGCCTTCACAGGGCCCTGATAGCCCTCCTTTACCACCACTGCCACCCTTGCTTAATGGGTCCTCCCCTTCCCCCCGCACAAGCCCCGCCCAGGctacctcccccccctcccgtcCACACGCCCCAGGTGCTTCTGAGCAGGGCTGGGATTCCCCTACCTCGTTTATTACTGCCTCACCCTCTGCTGTGGATCATGCGAGCTCCAATGGCCTCTGCACCCCGCCTGGCTCACCCCAAACCCCTACAGGGGCAGTGTCTCCTGGGGCACTTCGTCGAGGACTGGAAGCAGTCAAAGCACTCTCTGCATcactgtcatcatcatcatcatcatcatcatcatcttcaacCTCGCAGTCCCAcgttggaggaggaggagctggtGGAGGGACATCTGGCCCTTCGTCATCCTCGTCTAGCCCACCAAATCTTGGCCAGGCTGCTGGAGTAGACGGACACTCCATCCCTCCAATTGCACGCCGTCTTGGTCACCACCCACCCCAAAGCCTAAATGTGGGTAAGCCCCTCTATCAGTCCCTCAACTGCAAACCCATGCAGATGTATGTGCTGGATGTGTCCCGGGCCAAGGAGAGCTGCATCGTTTCCTGGAAAGTGTTTGGGAGTGGAGCTGGAAGTGCCGGGCCAGTGGGAGCTGTGGTGGGCCCACCGGAGACCAGCCTCCACACTGTGGTCCAAGGCAGAGGCGAGTTAATCATCTTTGGGGGCCTCATGGACAAGAAGCAGAATGTGAAGTACTACCCCAAAACCAACGCCTTGTACTTTGTACGCGCCAAAAGATAA